The DNA segment TTTCATCGTTCGGTGCTCGTCGGGAGCGTTCAGTCCTCGGTCGCCGTGCCCCGACGCGCGCGCAGCTGCTGCAGCGCCTCGTCGAGCAGGGCCTCCGCCTCCTCCTCGGTACGCCGTTCCTTCACGTACGCGAGGTGCGTCTTGTAGGGCTCGGCCTTCGCGACCGCGGGCGGATTCTCCCGATCCCGACCGGCGGGCAGGCCCGTCGACGGGCTGTCGATGACGTCGGGGATCTCCTCGTCCGGGAGACTCGCGGCGAAGTACCGGACCGTCTCGTTCCCCTGGGCGTCCCAGTAGCTCACCGCGACGCGGTCGGCGTGGAAGCCCCGGTCCTGCTCGCCCATCGGGCCCGAACCGACCCGCGATCCGCGGATCGCACTGTTGCCTGAAACCACGTTGCCTTCGCCTCCGTCAGATGCCGGCGTCGAACTTGGTGATGAGCCCGAGCACGACGATGCACGAGACCCACACGAGTCCGAGGATGATCGTGATGCGGTTGAGGTTGCGCTCGGCCACACCCGACGCACCGAGGCTGGAGGTCATGCCGCCGCCGAACATGTCGGACAGACCGCCGCCGCGGCCCTTGTGCAACAGGATCAGGAGGGTGAGCAGGATGCTCGTGAGGCCGAGCAGCACCTGCAGGACGACCTGGAGAATCTCCACGGTGAAACCTTTCCGGGCACGACCGGGGATGTCGTTGCCGCTGAACGAGTATAGCCGTCGCGCCCTCCGGCCCGTGGCGGTGAGGGCCCCGGGCCGGTGGCGCGACGCGCTCGGGCCTGGCGGTCAGGCCCCCACGTGCTTCTTGAACCGGACGATGCTCGAGAACTCGTCGAGGTCGAGGCTCGCGCCGCCGACGAGCGCGCCGTCGACGTCGGGCTCTCGCATGAACGCGGCGATGTTCGCCGCCTTCACGGAGCCGCCGTACAGGATCCGAGTGGCCGCGGCGAGGTCGTCGCCCGCGATCTCGCGGAGCACCTCGCGCAGGGCGCCCGCGACCTGCTGGGCCTGCTCGGGCGTCGCCGCCTGCCCGGAGCCGATCGCCCAGACCGGCTCGTAGGCGACGACGAGCCCCTTGGAGACATCCGCCCCCTCGAGCGCAGCCCGCAGCTGGGCGACCGGGACGGCGCTCGCGCCGTGCTGCTCGAGGTCTTCAGCGGTCTCGCCGACGCAGAGCACCGGCACGAGGCCGTGCCGGTGGGCGGCCGCGACCTTGTCGCGAACGACCTCGTCGGTCTCGGCGTGCATGGTGCGACGTTCCGAGTGGCCGATGATGACGTACGCGCAGTCGAGCCGGGCCAGGAACGCCCCCGAGACCTCCCCCGTGTACGCGCCCGAGTCCTTCGCCGAGAGGTCCTGTGCGCCGTACCTCACGGGCAGGTCGTCGGCGGAGACCAGCGTCTGCACCGACCGCAGGTCGGTGAAGGGCGGGAAGACCGCGACCTCGGCGTCCGCGAAGTCGTGCTTCGCGTCGGAGAGGCTCCACGCGAGCTTCTGCACGAACGCGATCGCCTGCAGGTGGTCGAGGTTCATCTTCCAGTTGCCGGCGATGAACGGGGTGCGGGTCACTGCCATCCGAGGACCTCCAGTCCGGGGAGTTTCTTGCCTTCGAGGAATTCCAGGCTCGCCCCGCCGCCGGTCGAGATGTGACCGAAGGCGGCTTCGTCGAACCCGAGCTGTCGGACCGCGGCCGCCGAGTCGCCGCCGCCGACGACGCTCAGGCCGTCGACGTCGATGAGCGCGGATGCCACGGTGCGGGTCCCGTCGGCGAAGGGTGCGAGCTCGAACACGCCCATGGGCCCGTTCCAGAACACGGTCTTCGCATCGCGGATGCGTGCGGCGAACGCCGCGGCGGTGTCGGGGCCGATGTCGAGGCCCAGGCCGGAGGCTCCGAACGGGGTCTGCTCGATCGCATCCGCCGCGGCGACCACGTGTTCGGCATCGGCCGAGAAGGACGCCGCGACCACGACGTCGGTGGGCAGCACGATGTCGACGCCGCGCTCGGCGGCATCAGCGAGGTAGCGCTCGACGGTGCCGATCTGATCGGCCTCGAGGAGGCTCGATCCGACGGCGTGCCCCTGCGCAGCGAGGAAGGTGAACAGCATCCCGCCCCCGATGAGCAGCGCGTCGACCCGCGGGAGCAGGTGCTCGATGACGCCGAGCTTGTCGGACACCTTCGATCCGCCGAGCACGACCACGTACGGCCGCTCGGGCTTCTCGGTGAGCCGGTCGAGCACCTCGAGCTCGTCGGCGATGAGCAGGCCCGCGGCGCTCGGACGCAGCTGCGCGAGCTCGTAGACGCTCGCCTGCTTCCGGTGGACCACCCCGAAGCCGTCGGAGACGACCGAGTCGGTGAAC comes from the Agromyces marinus genome and includes:
- a CDS encoding RNA polymerase-binding protein RbpA, whose product is MGEQDRGFHADRVAVSYWDAQGNETVRYFAASLPDEEIPDVIDSPSTGLPAGRDRENPPAVAKAEPYKTHLAYVKERRTEEEAEALLDEALQQLRARRGTATED
- the secG gene encoding preprotein translocase subunit SecG, with the protein product MEILQVVLQVLLGLTSILLTLLILLHKGRGGGLSDMFGGGMTSSLGASGVAERNLNRITIILGLVWVSCIVVLGLITKFDAGI
- the tpiA gene encoding triose-phosphate isomerase gives rise to the protein MAVTRTPFIAGNWKMNLDHLQAIAFVQKLAWSLSDAKHDFADAEVAVFPPFTDLRSVQTLVSADDLPVRYGAQDLSAKDSGAYTGEVSGAFLARLDCAYVIIGHSERRTMHAETDEVVRDKVAAAHRHGLVPVLCVGETAEDLEQHGASAVPVAQLRAALEGADVSKGLVVAYEPVWAIGSGQAATPEQAQQVAGALREVLREIAGDDLAAATRILYGGSVKAANIAAFMREPDVDGALVGGASLDLDEFSSIVRFKKHVGA
- a CDS encoding phosphoglycerate kinase; the protein is MTLRTIDSLGPLAGTRVIVRCDLNVPLKDGEITDDGRVRASVPTLTRLVREGAKVIVISHLGRPEGAPDPKYSLEPAATRLGELVDVPVAFATDTVGADAAAKVAALDDGEILVLENLRFNPGETSKNEAERTAFAGQLAEFTDSVVSDGFGVVHRKQASVYELAQLRPSAAGLLIADELEVLDRLTEKPERPYVVVLGGSKVSDKLGVIEHLLPRVDALLIGGGMLFTFLAAQGHAVGSSLLEADQIGTVERYLADAAERGVDIVLPTDVVVAASFSADAEHVVAAADAIEQTPFGASGLGLDIGPDTAAAFAARIRDAKTVFWNGPMGVFELAPFADGTRTVASALIDVDGLSVVGGGDSAAAVRQLGFDEAAFGHISTGGGASLEFLEGKKLPGLEVLGWQ